The window GTTTCTGGGCCGAAACCGCGACCGACATCGACCTTATGCTGGACCGGCAATCGCTCTTCATCGACTGGCTCGGTCAACTTCCGGAGCGGACTGCATTGTGGACCTATTGCATGGGCGTCGCATTAGTGGCTGCCGCCGGAAAGATCGATCGCCATGAAGCCACGGCGACATGGTGGCTTGAGCAATCTCTGCGCAAGCGATTTACTGCAGTCGCATGGGATTTTCAGCAACCTGTCATCGAGGATCGCAAGATCATGACTGCGGCTGGCGCAAATGGCTACTGGGCCGTGCTAAGTAAACTGCTGATCTCCCGGATGCCTGCGGAAGTCATTCGGGACGTGGAGCAGGCGATGCTGGTTCCCCGCTCCAACACAGGTCATCCGGTGTTCAGATCTGTCGAAATGATCGCTCAGTCAGAGCCGCAACTGCAGCGACTGATTGCTTATGCCCAAAAAGTGCCGGCATCCGGCTTAAACCTTAGTGAGGCAGCAAGATACCTTTCCGTATCGTCAAGAACCTTAAGCAGAAAAATCGACCAGCATACGCAAGTCAGTGCCGGCGAATGGCTGCGACTAGTCAAGTTGCGTCAAGTCGCAAACGCGCTGTTATCGTCGGCATCTTCGGTAAAGACGATATGTGCCGAGTTGGGTTTTACCGATGAGGCAAGCCTGATGCGTGCCTTCAAAAAGGCGACTGGAATGACGACTTCCCAATATAGACAGCAGTACGGTCATTCGGTGACTTCGTTTGTCGCTTCCCTCAAATAACCCGCATCGGCTGAATGTCTGTCAGCATGACGGTATTGCATGCATACAAACCTATGGACGTCCGTAAGCTTGACGGTATTCTGCAGGGGTTAGTCCAGTCAGGTCTTTAAACATGCGGCGCATACTGGAGTCGCTGCTAAATCCAAGCGCAATGCTGATGGTGTTGGCCGGTGTGGACGTCAGGATAAGGCGTTCGCTTACCTGATTTAGTTTGATGCGACGCAGATAGGCCGCAACCGGCAAACCCACTGCGGCGCCAACCTTTCTTGCAAGTGTACGCTCTGTCGTTCCCAGTTGATCGGCTAGTCTGCGCACCGTCACTTCTGATGCGGGCATGCCTTCGGTAAGGAGATATAGCTTGCGAAGAAATGCGTCTGGTTGCTCAATAAGATTCATTGCCTGGAATGCATGATGAGTTCTTTCGGGTCGCGGCAGCACCATCAATTTCGTGAGATCCCGATAGGCCTCCTTGCTAACCTGCTTCTCTATAAGTTCCTGAGCAAGGAGTTGATAGCCATTGACGCCGGACGCAGTCGCTGTCCGCAAATTGAAGATGCTGGTCCGCTCGCTGAGCCACGACGCTGCGGGGTACTGTTTGCGCATCATGTCCGACAGCCACCATGTCACGGTGGCCTTCTGACCATTTAAACGCCCTGTTGCGGCCATCAAGCAAACGCCCGTACAGTAGCTCCACATCATGACGCTTTTGTTGAGCGTGCGCAGTGCATTTATCACCTCGGCATTTTCTACTAAAACTTCCTCTATCTGCGCAATGGACTCAGCCCAGCAACCCGGGATCAAGATGGCGTCAAGCGCGGCATCGAAGACCGTATCCGCCGGCTTCAACACCTGGTTGTGCGCACACTTGATCTCCTCGGCCCGCGCGGCAACGAATATCGGTTCAAAAATGTGACGGCCAGCGCGGCGATTTGCTGCATGGACGAGATCCGAGAACGCAAACAGGCCGGCTGGCATGCAGTTTCTGTACAGAAGAAGGCCAATACGAAAAGGGGAAATACGCGCCATGTCTGAAAATGATTGGTTTATGTCAGTTTTCGCCATATTAAGCAGATCCAGAACATTGCACAATGACGCTCCTGAATAGCCGGCCACGAAAATGAAAATAACTCAACTCCGCAATGCGACAGCAGTCCTCGAAATAGGCGAATATCGGATCCTGGTCGATCCCATGCTCGGTGCCAAAGGTGAATTCCCGCCGTTGAAATTTCTTCAGGATAGCCAACGCAATCCCACTGTTGAACTTCCTGCGGTGACCGACTCGATACTGTCTACCGTGACGCACTGTTTAATCACCCATTGCCAGAAAGGCCATTTCGACCACTTGGATCGATCGGGAAAACAGTGGTTGCGCCAGAGTCAGATTCCCGTCATTTGTACTCCGCATGATGCGGAATATCTCCGTCAACGAGGCCTCAACGTCCGTTCATTGGCAGACTGGCATTGGGAATGCCAGCCCTTTCTAAGCGGGACCATACGAACAGTAAAGTGTACCCATGGTGTCGGCTTGGTTGGAATGATGATGGAACACGGCGTCGGCTATTTTATCGAGTGGCCAGGCGAGCCTACTGTCTATCTGGCCGGCGATACAGTGCTCACGTCAAAAGTAAAAGAATTTGTCGTTCAGTACCAGCCACAGGTGTCGCTGATTCCGGCCGGAGGCGCAAGATTTGACTTCGGGTCTGAAATCATTATGGGAATCGACGACGCGATCGAGTTCGCCCGCCTGGCAAAGGGCGCCGTGGTCGCCAACCATCTGGAAGCAGTCGCGCATTGTCCTGTAGGGCGACGTGAGCTATACCTCGCAGCGAAGAATGCAGGCGTGGCAGACCGATTGCATATTCCGGCCGATGGTGAAACATTAGTCTTTGCAGTGTGATCGTTTGTACCATGGATGGATCGATGGATTGGGCAGCGCGCTATTGAATTCTGCATTGCTTGCCGGACGCGATCCACCGCGTCGATGTATCGCATGTATCCGGCTCCTTTTCCGCGCTAGCCTAGCGTCACGGGAACAAAGATATTCTGGCCATCTCGTTGGATCAGAGGCGCGAGATTCTTTTTATCGTCCGTGACAAGCTTTTTCATCTCCTCGCTTACAAACGCACGATTTAGTAACTACTCAATACTGGGATAGCGGTGGCATGACAGGTCAAACCAAAACCAATAATACAAATAGCGCAACGTACAACCGTATCGAACTTCACTGCAACGGCTTCGTGAAAAGCCAAGTGCCATCAGCTTTCAATCATTCCATGTACCTTGGTCGCAAATGTCGTGAGCGAGAATGGTTTAATGAGCACCTGCATCCCCGGTGCGGTCAGTCCCATTCCGCTCGCTGCGGTCTCGGCAAATCCGGTAATAAACAATACCTTCATGTCAGCGAGGATTTCCCTGCCGGCGTGGGCGAGTTGGCGGCCATTCATGCCTTTGGGCAGACCCACATCGGTAATGAGGAGATCAATGCGAGGCATCGTCCTGAGCTGGCGCAGGCCATCAATACCGTTTGAAGCTTCGACTACGACATACCCGATATTTCCAAGCATCTCGGTAGTATTTTGCGAACCGCATCCTCATCCTCCACCAAAAGTACTATGGCTTTTTGGTCAATACAAGTCGCAGGCAACAACGTATGAGGCGTTTGCGTTTCGGCTGGCCCGACACGCCGTGGAAGCAGCAGCTGCACTGTCGTGCCTTCGCCGGGACGGGACAGAATCCGCATATGACCTTTCGATTTTTTCACAAAACCATAAATCATTGACAGACCCAGCGCGGTCCCCTGGCCAATCGGTTTAGTTGTAAAAAAAGGATCGACGGCGCGCTTGGCGATATCCGTAGTCATACCAACTCCAGTGTCGCTGACGCAGGGGCGGATATAGTCGCCAGTTTCAACCTCGCCGGCACCGGCCAGGCCTTCGCGATCCAGCGGCGCATTGACCGTTTCAATAGTTAAACGGCCGCCGTCGGGCATCGCATCGCGACTGTTGATCGCTAGATTAAGCAATGCGGTTTCTAACTGGTTCGGGTCGCACAGCGCCGTCCACAACCCATTCGTGAGTACCGTCTCCAGATATATGTTGGGACCTAGTGTGCGGCGAATCAGGTCTTCCATGGAAAGCACGAGGTGGTTGACGTCAGTCGGTTTTGGATCGAGGGTCTGGCAACGGGAAAATGCCAACAGCCGATGGGTCAATGCAGCCGCACAATTGACCGAAGTCAGCGGACCGTCTACGTACTTGATGTTGCCGTCGATCAGACCTTGATCCAGCCGGACTTTGAGCATTTCCAGGTTACCCATGATGCCGACCAACATGTTATTGAAATCGTGCGCCAGACCACCGGTCAGTTGCCGACCGCCTCCATCTTCTGCGCCTGCCGCAACGAATCTTCGGCCAGCTGCAACGCTTCAGCTTGTTGTTAGTCGTCCGTAACATCGCGCCCGGTCGCAAACAATGTACCTTCA is drawn from Noviherbaspirillum saxi and contains these coding sequences:
- a CDS encoding helix-turn-helix domain-containing protein, whose translation is MGVALVAAAGKIDRHEATATWWLEQSLRKRFTAVAWDFQQPVIEDRKIMTAAGANGYWAVLSKLLISRMPAEVIRDVEQAMLVPRSNTGHPVFRSVEMIAQSEPQLQRLIAYAQKVPASGLNLSEAARYLSVSSRTLSRKIDQHTQVSAGEWLRLVKLRQVANALLSSASSVKTICAELGFTDEASLMRAFKKATGMTTSQYRQQYGHSVTSFVASLK
- a CDS encoding response regulator, encoding MLGNIGYVVVEASNGIDGLRQLRTMPRIDLLITDVGLPKGMNGRQLAHAGREILADMKVLFITGFAETAASGMGLTAPGMQVLIKPFSLTTFATKVHGMIES
- a CDS encoding ATP-binding protein, with the translated sequence MLVGIMGNLEMLKVRLDQGLIDGNIKYVDGPLTSVNCAAALTHRLLAFSRCQTLDPKPTDVNHLVLSMEDLIRRTLGPNIYLETVLTNGLWTALCDPNQLETALLNLAINSRDAMPDGGRLTIETVNAPLDREGLAGAGEVETGDYIRPCVSDTGVGMTTDIAKRAVDPFFTTKPIGQGTALGLSMIYGFVKKSKGHMRILSRPGEGTTVQLLLPRRVGPAETQTPHTLLPATCIDQKAIVLLVEDEDAVRKILPRCLEISGMS
- a CDS encoding GlxA family transcriptional regulator — encoded protein: MCNVLDLLNMAKTDINQSFSDMARISPFRIGLLLYRNCMPAGLFAFSDLVHAANRRAGRHIFEPIFVAARAEEIKCAHNQVLKPADTVFDAALDAILIPGCWAESIAQIEEVLVENAEVINALRTLNKSVMMWSYCTGVCLMAATGRLNGQKATVTWWLSDMMRKQYPAASWLSERTSIFNLRTATASGVNGYQLLAQELIEKQVSKEAYRDLTKLMVLPRPERTHHAFQAMNLIEQPDAFLRKLYLLTEGMPASEVTVRRLADQLGTTERTLARKVGAAVGLPVAAYLRRIKLNQVSERLILTSTPANTISIALGFSSDSSMRRMFKDLTGLTPAEYRQAYGRP
- a CDS encoding MBL fold metallo-hydrolase encodes the protein MKITQLRNATAVLEIGEYRILVDPMLGAKGEFPPLKFLQDSQRNPTVELPAVTDSILSTVTHCLITHCQKGHFDHLDRSGKQWLRQSQIPVICTPHDAEYLRQRGLNVRSLADWHWECQPFLSGTIRTVKCTHGVGLVGMMMEHGVGYFIEWPGEPTVYLAGDTVLTSKVKEFVVQYQPQVSLIPAGGARFDFGSEIIMGIDDAIEFARLAKGAVVANHLEAVAHCPVGRRELYLAAKNAGVADRLHIPADGETLVFAV